One window of Candidatus Diapherotrites archaeon genomic DNA carries:
- a CDS encoding RHS repeat-associated core domain-containing protein has translation MATARRLTYTWGQGLPGGIGGLLDLCQGGAQYSYLYDGKGNVTALLDANANIAATYAYGPFGEPRVPSNYLQQPMQFSTKPYDENTGLSYYGYRFYVPALGRWLTRDPIGERGGINLYGFVGNDPINLIDPYGLVPPCKGTWVPVAWDADYSHWHCNCYWRCVPWDDPHPSSPKLCDDYRNLPKTTSRREAGGGGCVCDSPPSRDWGPLPAPRFDPKNPPKTREPGYWSER, from the coding sequence ATGGCGACGGCAAGAAGGCTGACATACACCTGGGGGCAGGGCCTGCCCGGGGGCATCGGCGGGCTGCTGGACCTCTGCCAGGGCGGGGCCCAGTATTCATACCTGTACGACGGCAAGGGGAACGTCACCGCCCTCCTGGACGCAAACGCTAATATCGCCGCCACCTACGCCTACGGCCCCTTCGGCGAGCCCCGGGTCCCCAGCAACTACCTGCAACAGCCCATGCAATTCTCCACCAAACCCTATGATGAGAATACGGGATTGTCTTATTACGGGTATCGCTTTTATGTACCGGCATTGGGCAGGTGGCTGACGCGGGACCCCATCGGGGAGAGGGGCGGGATTAATCTGTATGGGTTTGTGGGGAATGATCCGATTAATTTGATTGATCCCTATGGGCTGGTACCTCCTTGCAAAGGCACATGGGTACCGGTTGCTTGGGATGCAGATTATTCGCATTGGCATTGCAATTGCTATTGGAGGTGTGTCCCTTGGGATGATCCTCATCCTTCTTCGCCTAAACTGTGTGATGATTATCGAAACCTTCCTAAAACGACGTCCCGGCGTGAGGCAGGGGGAGGTGGGTGTGTTTGCGACAGTCCTCCTAGTCGCGACTGGGGGCCACTGCCGGCGCCCCGATTCGATCCGAAAAACCCACCTAAGACCAGAGAGCCGGGATATTGGTCCGAGCGTTAA